Part of the Nicotiana sylvestris chromosome 5, ASM39365v2, whole genome shotgun sequence genome is shown below.
AATCAGCAATTTTTGGCTGAAATTCGTCGTCTAGTAGAATGTTGCTGGATTTTATATCTCTATGGATGATGCAGACGTGGAATTGCTCGTGTAGGTAGGCAAGGCCACGAGCTGTGCCAAAGATTATATCAAATCGTTGCTTCCAGTTGAGCATTCCTCGTTTGTCACCTGCAAAACAATGAGAGGTAAGATGAGTTTAAATTTTCTTGAACATAACAATTTGACTTGGAAAAAAATAGTAAGCTGGATAAACAAAAAAATCGACCATATAAGTATCTCTCAAGACTGCCATTTGCCATGTATTCGTAAACAAGTAGTAGGTCTGCTCCTTTGTTAGAACACCCCAAGAGACGGATGAGATTGCGATGATGGACATTACTGATAAGCCGAACTTCAGTCTCAAAATCTGCCTTTGCTCTGCTAGAAAAAATTGCTAGTTTCTTAACAGCAACTACATGTCCATTTTTCAAAGTGCCCTGTTCAATAACATTAGAGTCATCATTTGAATTAAATTTAGTGGATACACGGATAGAAGTCAGTTCAATATTATCTAGTCAATTTGATTGAGATAAGGATCTTCAACTGTTTCAGTGTTACCTTGTATACATCACCAAAACCACCTTCACCAAGTTTATTACTTTCATTGAAATCTTGGGTAGCAATTTTTAGGTCCTTGAATCTGTAGCTCACTGGACCTCTCAGCTCAGTTGCTCCCAGTATATTACCTGAACATGAGCTACTATATCAGTTACGATATAAATAAACGGATGAAAAGAAACCCCCACTTCCCTTTCTATAGTTAAGAGAAAGACATagaaaacatatttaagactttgAACTACAAAAGATTCTGAAGATGGTTGAGGGATAAAGAAGGTTAATTCAGAAAGGGATCGTCCAAATTTTACCTCTTTCAGCTGCCTTTGGTTTTCTAGAAAGTCGATACCATAAGAACAAAGCCAATACAATCAAAAGAAGTCCTACACCTCCAACGACACCCCCAATAATGGCGGCTTTCTTCTTGTTTGAGCTTCCTGCATAAAGCACCGCCACCAATTATAAATTCGTCTTAAAATGACTAATGCtggtaagagttgagaaaaaGAGAGCTTCATTTCCTACCTCCTCCGCCAAGGAATGGTGTGATATCAGTTGTCTTGTTATCAGAAAAAAAGGCTCTATTTGAGTACCTCATAAAACAGGCTGCGTCTACAGCTCTTCCTTCTGCATATTTAGGCAAGCAGCCTTCTATGTTTTTATATGCCACTGTCAAGCAATCTACGCAGCCACTTTTAGTGATGGTTTCAGCACATTGTGCTACTCCATAGAGAGTAACACCAGCGACTTCCCTCTTCGTGGCTGCATAGAAGCCACTAATTCTTGGAGTCGCCATGCTAAGATCATTCAAGAGTTGTTGTGCAACAGGATTTAAAGCATTTGGCTGAGAAGCTGTTCGATTCCCACAAATTGCTGCATTTCCTGGAAGTGTAGTGTCTTGGTAGAAATTGTTGCTCTCGTACCTTTGAAAAAGGGCATCAGTAGAGCAATGAGTTCATGTAAGTTATTAGAAGGATTTTACTCTCCCTTTTTATCTTACATTCCAACACAAGCTGCCATTTTAATGAGTATGCTTTAATAATTTTAAATTAGACTATCAAAGTGCTTGTGTTTTCCGCCTGATAAAATAGACTGCCTCAGAAAGTGGTCTTCACATTACAGACTAAAAGGTATGGAAAAGTTCGACTTTCCACAGTTCTGAGTTTAAGTGACGATTTTATCTGAATCGAAGATTACCCACAAGAAGATACATGATCTCATACCAGACAACTGAGAGACTGTTTATAGGTTAGTATCAGGGATTGTATGCAGTCAAAcagtaatataaatattgctgtTACCAATAATCTTGTCTCTTGAGTGTTAGCAAACAACATCATATGATTGATCATAATCAAGGGCTGCTGCATATCATTTAATATATTTGTTCTAGTTTCTTTCTTGAAGGGAGCCTTggcataactggtaaagttgttgccatgtgaccaggaggtcacgggttcgagccgtagaAACAGCCTctcagaaatgcagggtaaggccgCCTACAATAGACTCTTGAGGTCCGGTACTcacccggaccccgcgcataacgGGAGCTTAGTGTAACGGGCTGTCCTTTTTTTTTCCAATAGTTTCTTTCTTAATGGAAATTTTGAAGAAGAGGCCAAAATCTTGAAAAATTGATGTGAAAATACAAAGAGCAATTCCATAGATATTTCTTAATAAAGTCGACTCCAACTAGTTTCGAGGCGTAACTCACCTGAGGAAGCAACCATCATAGGTAACACGAGCACCATTAGCACCAGAGCAAGTTCTGATGAGAGAAACAGCAGCATCATAACAGGAAACACAATCAGCTTTTGACAAATAGTTTCTGCATTCAACCATAGCATAAACAGCCTGTTGTGTCGTGGCGAATCGCTTATCTTGATTAGACAACTGGTTCCTTAAATCATCAAAACTTGCATTGAGTTTTCTGAAAAAATCAGGTAAATTTGTTGCATTGTATTGACTACATCCTTTGCCTAACAGGTTGGTTTGTGGCTCGGAAAAAACCGGCTTCTGGATCGATAAACAACCGATAAACGCCACCGTGAACCACCAGCTCCACCACCAGACATAGCTAGCCATGTCTTAGAGT
Proteins encoded:
- the LOC104216132 gene encoding cold-responsive protein kinase 1-like, with protein sequence MASYVWWWSWWFTVAFIGCLSIQKPVFSEPQTNLLGKGCSQYNATNLPDFFRKLNASFDDLRNQLSNQDKRFATTQQAVYAMVECRNYLSKADCVSCYDAAVSLIRTCSGANGARVTYDGCFLRYESNNFYQDTTLPGNAAICGNRTASQPNALNPVAQQLLNDLSMATPRISGFYAATKREVAGVTLYGVAQCAETITKSGCVDCLTVAYKNIEGCLPKYAEGRAVDAACFMRYSNRAFFSDNKTTDITPFLGGGGSSNKKKAAIIGGVVGGVGLLLIVLALFLWYRLSRKPKAAERGNILGATELRGPVSYRFKDLKIATQDFNESNKLGEGGFGDVYKGTLKNGHVVAVKKLAIFSSRAKADFETEVRLISNVHHRNLIRLLGCSNKGADLLLVYEYMANGSLERYLYGDKRGMLNWKQRFDIIFGTARGLAYLHEQFHVCIIHRDIKSSNILLDDEFQPKIADFGLVRLLPEDQSHVSTKFAGTLGYTAPEYAIRGHLTEKVDVYSFGVVVLEIISGRRSNDIQIEPVTEYLLEKAWKLHETGMPEKLVDETLDPNEYNEQEVKKIIEIALMCTQSPANLRPTMSEVVVMLLSDRSTDTRTPSRPTIISMDKSTPVDLSMTTGSSASNATNTFSDFTGR